The following DNA comes from Cyprinus carpio isolate SPL01 chromosome A4, ASM1834038v1, whole genome shotgun sequence.
GAAGTACATTTAAGAAGAGCTGAATGTCTGCTGTTTATGAGCTGATGCCATCAGCCCTGCATGTGCACTTACATAATCATAACACTGACACAAACCATTTACATCAAACTCTTTCTACAAAggatacaaatacacacaagtgaAAAGGTTTTCTGTTGTTCAGCTACCTTAATTTTCAAAATCTGAATGAACTTTGGGAGGGTTATAATGGAGAAAAGTAATGATGAAAAAGACATTTCGTGATTTATTTAATCCATAAATTAAGGGACCATAAATAAGACGTACAATCTATTTGtgtaaaatggaaaattaaatggTAATTTCCAGGACATTTCATATGATGAAattaatgtactttattttgtgttctatTACTTGtcagtttgtaatttttattttacataaatacataaccttGTGTGCCTTATTTGCTTTTGCattcaattaaatgaatataattcataatattaaaagcTTCTAGATGTGATGTTTGTATAATTTGAGATATACATTTGTAGATATTTGAGATATATTCCTCCACAACTTTATAAAGAGTTCTGTTTTTCTCACATGAATAACCAGCAATTGTTATGGTAAACTTATTTTAGTCTCCCTGACCTTAAGTACATGTAATACAATGGTTTTTGGTTCATTTGGAGTTGAACATGACTGAATCTAATGACTTGTTGTGGTTCAGATCACAGACCAATTAGCTGAGTGAGCAAATCATTAGATTGATTCCAACTGATATAGAGAATTTAGTTTATAGTTGTAAAGAGTTGCAAAGTTTAACGTTAAACTGCCCACAAGTCTGGTGCACAGTGAAGATCAATAGGAAATACAGCACAGAGGTGGCCACATTTTGTTTTCTCCAATGAGTGTGTTTTTATGTAACTCTTACCAAAAGATAAGGCTCTACACAAAGTCTTGCAAGTCTAGAATCGCTAGCAGATGTAGTCCAAATCTATGTAGTATGCTACATAAGGCAAAGGTAACATTGAGGTAGATAGTGTGTAAGACGAGGGCTACGTGCGCATTTTGTTATTCCAGATGGAACACTGAGTGTTTGTGTACAGACATAGGAGGGTTATCCTCGTTTATCCTCGTGTCTTTAACTGATGGTGGATGAAAACACAATGTTAGGCCAAAGGTCCCACCCAAAACCAAAGCCACGGCTTTACAGTTTTCTAAGCCATCAGGTATTCAAGGAGGAAAGGAAAGTACAGCAGGATCTGGTtgcttttgtaataaaaaaaaaaacataattcactCAACTGAAGCCGCAGAACATTGTGTTTTGTGCAATAGtgtgtgattaaaaaaacatgcacaaatttgctgattttacctaactgaaggggaaaaaaaggctaAAATTACAAGTTACATCGGcatgattaatttaatgttatctTGCACAGTATTTTTTTGAGCAAAGAGAATATCTAATACTTGATTTATTGGGCCCATAATGATCCTCTAATGAGTCTGTCATCTTTCCAGTGTAATTCTTTCAGAAAGAAAGGACTCCtcataatttgcatttattaaaataaatgtggagGAAAAAATGGATCAGAACACAATATGAAATTATTATGATGCAATCAGTATCGGATTAATATCGAagtgttcaaaaaataaaacagttaatcaCAAATATCACACCTACATAGTACATCATTAGTTTTTGCAGTTTCAGACATTTTATAAATCTTGTCTCTCCTGTCCTCTCATTAAGTGCCTAAGTAATTCTGCTGTTTTAACTGGTGTATTAGCATGctaatatacacacatttactGTAAGACTGAACTACATTATTCATTACGTAATTGTTTCATAAGTTGAGAGTACAGTAGGTGTGGTCCTGAGATTTGACAATAGTGCACAACAAAACAATGAGCAGCATTAATTATAGATAATGAAATATAGTTTCTACAACACGAGAACAAAACCAAGATACACATAGTTAAACGATGAAATAActaaatgttttgtgtgtatataaaatcataaaaatgaaaatcatgtggTGCAGCATGAAAGACCAGCATAAGTGTATACTAactgtataaatgtaattttatacatAACTAAACAATGCATACTGATGGAAATGTAGTATGTCGCAATCACCCGTGAAAAGAGATAACTGAAATTTGTAGATTTCCTGGAACGGTGTCCGCCTCACTGACAGAACTGACTCATAGTTTGGCTATAACTCCTGTCAGGAATAGATCTTCTTGCATAAACTGaagattttgcacattttatggcATCATAGCCTTTAAACAAATATCATAAATTATGCAATAAGTGATATTTTggaataatatattcaaataccaTTATCTGTCTTGGATTAAGTTGGTTGTATGATTGACAAGAATGGCTCATTTTGCAATTTTGGATTACAGAAGGGTGAGAAGTTGAAGCCTTACTGACACCAGTGATGTTATAAATTCCAATTTGCTTAATGGCCTGTAAGCCAAAATGACCagagatgttgtgtgtgtgtgtgttcctgataTTCCCTATGTTATGTGGACcgaatgtccccacaaggatattaatatttgtacattttgtcctttttttttttttttttttgtcccatgaGGAAAAcatcttataaatcatacagaatgacgTTTTTTACAAACCTAAAAATGCAGAAACTTTTGTGTGATGGGTAGGGTAAgagtaaggggatagaaaatacagtttgtgcaGTATAAAAACAGGAAtgcctgtgtgtatttattaatttatttatttttaatttaacttgccatttcattcatgcattcattcatgtaGCTGCCTGTACTTCTGTGACTGTTGCCTGCATAGAAAGACGATGCAGAGGTGATGCCAAGATGTGACTGACTTGTCTTCATAGGGACTTTGAAATGACGGAAGAAATTGTAATCTAGCATGtgaacattttaatgtataaGAAACAGGAAAGATTATTAAATAGGAAGCTAATCTTTGACTAGTATTGTGTGATTCACAGCATAAATAAGAAGTTGACATCAGTTCCCAGTTTAAGCTCAGAAGCTACGGTTTTGTGTATCAAGCTGTTCTTCTCTGTAGAACCTCTGGGTGAATGAAGTCATGTTCTTTCAACCATTCAAGTGTACCAGAGTTGGGTATCTGAGTGCTAAGTGCATGCACGCAAGCTTATGTCAGTCAGTCTTTAACACAAATTActgattaaaaacagtaatgtaacAATGTATGCAGATGTGATACTAACTGTTAATTTAGATATGCCTCGATGCCTTTCTGCAACTATACTATGTTTCAATTCCCTTTTTTCAGgtttcagaaacaaacaaaaaagatgtcCAAACATTAGCCTTTGTCGTTCTGCTGTAGCTTTAGGTTAATAATGTTGATGCTGTGTGAATATAAGCCATTTCAGTGCTTCAAGatcatcataaaattataattttaccaTTTGACTATATCATTGAAAACACCACCAAGATCTGATTTCCCGAATGAATTAAGACGTAATCCAAACCAAAGATCTATTACACCCAAGGTTTGTAGGTCTGGCTCCATCACTATCCATAACAATATAAAGATGTTGACCCGTCAGCTTCTTATTGCAAGATTACAGCTCTGTTAGTTTTTGTCAAATGTTACATAACCCCAATCACACAGTGAAGACACATTTACTTATGTAACCATAATGATTTACCATGGAGCCAAGAGTCCTTACATTTGTTTAGTGACTTAAGGGGGTAGGTGCTAATTCAGAGACTGTTCAAGAGGCTGTTTAGACAACATGTCTTCGTTAGTGTAATATCAGgtcattttcacacacaaaattAGATCTAAACGTTGATAAATTAAGGATGGTTTTATGAAAAGGTCATCCTCTCCCAAACCCCTTCTGGATGGACTCAATTACTGGTAAATGTTTGGTCTGTTCACAGTTGAAAACTGAccatcatctgtttgtttgactTCCTCCCAGTAGACTCAATAAATGCTGTGTGTGTCCTCCCTTACAGTGAGGAACAATGTAGTGTTGCTTCACAATACAGATCCTCTTTATGATAACCCGACTCGCTCGTAAATGCTAACGCCCATTCACTGACCCTGAAAAGGATACGTGTCTGCATTAATCGTGTTTAATAAAGTAAATCTGCAACAGCAGGCAGCCTCCTCGGGCAAAATGAACGAACGTTTGGAGAATTCCGTTATCCCTAAAAGGCAGACATGAGGCAATTTCTCCATAAAACCTGAACCCATTAAAACGCGGCCTTGCCAAGCACAGAAAGGCCATTTTGAGCATGCAAGAGCCAAATGACTTAATGCACGTAAAATCAATCCATGAACTCACTGGTTGGGATTAACTTTAAAGAAGAACCAATCTCATTATTTAGACCCGTCGTCAGCGTTCACACACAAGCTCTCTGATTGACCGTCAGCCAAACAAAGCGATTGTGTGTTATTTGAATCCAGACTCCAAAGCGCGTCAACGGACGTGCTAAGTAACTCCTGACAGCCCATTTGTTTTGGGCCTCCCACTAAAGAGATTACCAGAGGCAAATACCATCAGTGAAGGGGGTTCACAGAGATAAATGAAGGTATTTGTTTAATACAGACTTGCTTTATACAGCTTCCAAGTTGTAGATGAAATGGAGAGGGGGTTTAGGGCAGTGGAGCTGGATAAGACACAGATTCAGGGTAGGAAAATCATCCAAATGCTAAAAATGGAAGATGATTTGGGCATGTTGCCAACATTGGGGGATTTGTTTAAAGCGCTTTTGAGTGATTCATTGTCAGTGGAGAAAAACACAGAAGTACTTTGACTAATTAACCTGTGTATGGGTGAATTTGTGGCTGTATGTTTATTGAATGCCTGTCTACCTGGAATTTATGGAAACAATTTCAAGATAGCTTTTTCATAATCACATCGGCATGTGTTAAGGTTAGGTTTTGCAATGTTTCACAAATGCCTTTGGAAAGCTTTGATGGGTTTATTAATGGGTTGTAGTGTAGAACAGCAATTTACATCAGAAGAAGAGAAGGAACTCTGTTGTCAGATGCAAATCTTACACAGACCTTTATTGTTCTTTTAATAGTTGATTTTTacaccacatactgtacatacaggcCACCGCAGTCCTTCTCAATAATGTACATCCTTTCTTctaatttacaaacatttacagtACTCATAACATACTTTAACCTTCTAATTTCTCctaaaaatactttcattttccTTCTCAAAACGACACCTTGGCTTTTAAACCAGTGTATCAAACCTTTCTACTTTATGAAGACACtacgaaaataaaaaataacagcaaaccAATGTCAATGAATGGTTGCTAATTGTAGCGCCAATCATCAAGTCCATCTAGTTGTATCCAACTCTATTCCAAAGTTCCTTCTAAATCTCACATCATCATTTCTCAAGCCCTCATTTAACATTCAACTTTTCTTCTACCCAACTGTCCATTTCTACATCAACTTTGTGCTTTGACAAGCATGTACATGCACTGGGCCCTCATGATAATACAGGCAGGACTCGACAAGTAAAGCTCCATGCAAGATGCTACATTGAAATATTCATCCATCATTTTCAGGGGTGGAAAACATACGGCTCaggttagatttttttgcattaacaAAATAGCAAATTTTCCATTTGGACAGTTTAAAATCATATTGCTACAAAACATATCATTTTGTCTTGATAAAAATGAAACCAtctgatttaaatataaaatggagCTGATAAAGCATCTGTTTTATGGGAATGTACTTGTAAGACTTGCCTTCCAGTAGGGCTAAGAATCAGACTTTTACAAAGTATTCATTGCTTtggatatttcatatttttttctcagtgggtATCTTCCCTTCTAAAAGCTAAACACAgtgcttttaataaaaacaaaaaagagctaCAGTAAATATCTTAttgagaatgtttttaaaaaaaagtaaaactttaaatcacaaaaaaaatcaatattaataaaataaaacaaagtattacCAAACTAACAGTAAACAAGACTATATGTGTGATCTTGCGCTTTCACACAAATCAGCATGGTGATTAAAAGTGTGCGGGATGTGTCTTCAATCCCTTGAGATCCACACAGTCGCCTCACAAATACTGTCTTTCTGGTACTGGTGCGGCCCACATGGACCTGGGAGGGTTTTGGGGGGATGGATTGGTAATAATAGCTGCCATTGTGGACAGTTACACAAAAACACTGCTGTAGAAACACACAGtccatacacacatataaatacaagTCCTCTGCACCATGTGCACCCTGGAATAGCTCAGTCTTTACACCATGGTCTCCTTCCTCTTACCCAATGAACAGATTGAACGCTTGTCCTTTTTGGATTTGTGGGGCTGGAAGGGGGCGGAAATCGAAGATGATGAAGAGGACGAGGAGAGGGTGGAGGTTGCAGAGGGTGTGGGACTCGGGGGCTCCTCGGAGCTGGGGGAAGAAGGGACGGAAGCCGCGGCTCGTGGACAGTTCTCATCTGTCTCTTCCATATGATTGATGGCGGAGACAGAAGACGAGCGCCGTTTGGTGCAAACGTCATTACTTGCAGGGGTGGACAAGGATTCGTTCTCATGGAGTGGCGAATCTTTCTGGGTCGACATGGCAGTGCGGAGGCAGTTGAGCCATTGCTGCTTGTGGAAGACGTCATTGACCTGCAGTGTATGGGACTGGCCCTGAGATGGGTCCTGGAAGCGTACCCGGAAGATGTTCTTGgctaaaggggggaaaaaaaaagatattccaATGagcaaaaggaaacaaaaaaatgactaaaggAAAATGTGTGATCAGCTTGACGTTGAGAGTTGTCAACCTTACCTTTATCGCCATTACTAAAAGCCCCTCGGAATGAGCCGCCCATGCGGACGTCTCCGTCCTGCAGGTCTTCCAATATGAGATCCTGCACTGGGATTGGCTGGCGGTACACCTGGAAACAATGCCGATCATTCCGCATCACAGGCCGGGTCAAGACCAGAACCTCCGTAAAGAGGAACACATGCAACTTCTAAAAAGAGGTCAAAGGAAAAAGAGAGATCAGGTTATTGACATTTTGTTTGAACGTTGGACTGATTTGCAAGTATTCACAGTTTCTCTCCTGGCGCTCTCAACAATTCCCCTGTCATTATGTCATGTGTCTGAGAGACAAAGGGAGCTAATTCCTTCCCTCTAATGGCCTTATTTGGAATATGGttgcttttgtgtttatttttccaaAGATTAATAGACAGAAGTAATTTTCTCCCCTTCGGTTCGGGCTGTTATGGGTGTGTGAGTATGGAAGACAAAAACTCACCGTGCCACTTTTGTTGCGAAGTTCCCCATGGCAAAGCAGGCTCTTGCACTGCTCTATGTGAGggtctttctgtctgtcatccAAATATTCCAGCTTATCGATATAGTATTGACACTCGGACTCTCCTTTCTTCATGTTTATGTCAGCCAACACGGCCTGAATGATGCTTATCTGGAGACAAGGAACAAAAGCAGCATTAACACCAAATGTCACCTAAACGACTCCAGTTGAAAGTCTACAGTTGCTAGATCTGTGTTCGTAACTTACCGCCTGCTCAAGGCTTCCTGTGTCTGGGTGATCTGGTGGTGTGTGTCTTAAAATCTCTTTCAGAAGAAGGGGGTATTTGACCAGTCGTGAACGAGGGATGTCTAAGAAGCTCCACAAGTCTAGTTTCCTGCTGAAAGGTGACTCAAGGCAGCGCTGTAGGAAGTCCTGAACTCTTGGGTCCTGTTTCTTCTGATCAAGCAAGGCTTTGGCGGCCAGCTGGTTACTGCAATATTCCCTGTACGCATTTAACCTTGGCAGCTGTGGGGGAAAGCGAGAGTTAGTCTTAACAGTCTAACGATGCTCACCAGCTAATGTGTCTTTCATAATAATGAAAAGACTATAAAGAGAATAGATATTTACCCAGTCCACAACAATCTTGCCGATCTGTCCCACTGTGCCATCTGGGCCTGTAGCCATCGCCAACTGAGCGAGAAGATCTGATTGGGTAAAGAATAAGTTAGCACTACTTGTCatcatacataataaaataaataagatgttGTGTACAATATTCACCTTCATGAAGAGGAATATAAGCATCCAAGTCTCCAAAGATGGCTGTCAACTCCTCCTCGGACATGATAGAAAGTTTTAGCATTGGGTCATGGTAAGCCTGGacacacaaaatgagaaaatgagtAAATAACAGCAGCGTCTAATTTTACAGAGAGACATTTTTGGCTATAAATGGAGGAGGGAAGCGAGCCAACGTATCTGACTCAAAGCACAGCCAAGAGCTTTTTCAGtctgtttgttttgaatgttctagcaaaaaaatttgaaatggaCAAACCTTTCTGGCTAATTTCAGGTCTTCAATCAGGTCCTGTTCACCTCGAGACAGTTCAAAAATAGCCTGGAAAGACAAAATGATCACATTGACAACCAAGAAAATTGTTTGGGTATTTTTAGTCAAGCCCCTACAAAGCTGTCTGATTCCTCTCTTTGGTGGGAAATATTTGAGGGGCTCACAGTTTGCTGAAATGTCTGATTACTAGTTCTAGCTGTGAATGAGACGTGGAGGCTTTGTGTGTCAGACTGGCCAGTCTGTGTTAGCACTGTACGTCTGACTCTGAGCCGGACTCTCTCTGCTCCATTCCACTGTGTGCCAAGAACACATGGCAAAAAAACACAGCCAGACGGAGAGAGGTAGAGCGAGGCAGAATAAAAACAGAGTGAGAGGAAGAACAGGGCTCTTTCCAAGCCCCAAGCCCTTTAGGTTTAATAAGTCACACAGGCCTGATTCAGTAGTGTCTGGCAGGGGGACTGAAAGTGGATTTAATAGTCTGGGTTTCTCAGTGCTGTCTGGATTCCATAGCTCCGACTGTACTCACCTCTTGTCTCTTAATCTCTTTGGTGGAAAAGGTTCCTTTCTGATGGACGTCCAGGGTCTCGGACCAGAGCGTGCTGTTGCGTCGCTTGGGTGGCGTGGGAGCCGCGGCCTTGCTGCAGGGTTTCTGCTGGGGCACGCTCGGAGACCGCCCGTCACCCCGAAATGAGGCCTGGAGGGTCTGGCCGAAGCGACGGACGGCCCCATTCTTCACGGGAGAGATGAGGTTCGCCAGCGAGGTCACTCGGCCGAGAGGCCGCACACGCTTAGTACAGGGTTCCTATGAAACACAAGGATGGAAATAGATGTTAAAACTTAATCACCCACTACTGACCACAACAGATTCATTAACTGCACAACTGCCAACACGAGAAGGCTAAAATCAAGAATAGAGCACAAGTTGCTGCTTCATGTAAGCAGAGGCTATCGTAAGAGTCACTGTATACACACTCCACTGTTGCGGGTGTAAAGGGGTCAACCGGAGGTCAGGATGATTGGTGTTTCCTGGGTGACAGACAGCTAGGCGGAAGCTCCAGCCTCTGGAGTGAGCAGCTGTTATGCCAGTCATGTGAGATTGACCCcctcagcaataaataaatatatataatatatattttacatacaaacATGAACAAAGAGCTCTCTATGACTGCGACCCTGGAGACCCAGGTTTCAAGAGGCATGACTGGAATGTAGGAGACTCCAGTCAGCTGTCCCACTCTGATGACCCACACACACTCGACATCATAGCCTAACTATAGCAAACAGCCCCCCTGATAAGGGTGGTTGTTCACTTAACAGAGATGAATTTGCTCTCTCAAGGAGAAGTTTAAGAGCTGTTcgttgtgtgtatttatgtgagTCAGATGGACCACCACGGGGAGTTACAGATTTGACCCAGGTCTTTAAACAAGGTGCACTCTACTCCCCTCTACCCTGCTGCTCTCCCTCCTTTCCTCCATTTAGATCTGTTTATGGCTTCGTGTTGAGGCAGGCCCTCTAGCCCTTGCGTGAGAGAGACAGGCACACCTGAACCCCCTGGAAGAGGGGGAGGTGAGCAATCTCAAACCCTATATCCATACTGACTGGGCCTCCAGCCAACTTCAACAGACCTGAGATGGGGGGAAAAATCAAAGCAAATGAGATCTGAGACATTGATCCTACACTCTAGAAATCTGACTGAAAAATTCTCCTAGCATTCCTGGAACAATGTGAGCTTTGTCATCAAAAAAGTGTTTGCGTCTTTCAAATAGTGGGAACAAAAAGCACTATGTGcttgcacttttaaaaaatgcacatttcaataGATTTTCCAATGCTGGATGGTTTTCCAGCTGCTGAAAGTATATAAAAAAGGATTTGTTGTTCTCATCTTGGCAAAGCAAAACCAAGGAACCATTTCACTGACCAGCGGACACAGCTGCCGAGCAGATCTACAAACTCATTTTAGCAGGAACTGCAACTGTGGCCCAAGCCCAACTGGACTTGGCCACCCAGATCCGCCTGCCCACCCTTCCTTTGCTGTAACATATGCAAGTAAACATGAAGACCACATCTGAACCTTCTCTACCGGTggtcaaaaacacaagattttgGGGAGACTAACCTC
Coding sequences within:
- the LOC109089148 gene encoding neuroepithelial cell-transforming gene 1 protein-like isoform X1, which gives rise to MEETDGSPAPVAEPVNDRPRRNKRKSSVADLDGSPERNFKRPSLRRGSSFIFLTPGPQWDFTLKRKRREKDDADAVSLCSFDFKEPCTKRVRPLGRVTSLANLISPVKNGAVRRFGQTLQASFRGDGRSPSVPQQKPCSKAAAPTPPKRRNSTLWSETLDVHQKGTFSTKEIKRQEAIFELSRGEQDLIEDLKLARKAYHDPMLKLSIMSEEELTAIFGDLDAYIPLHEDLLAQLAMATGPDGTVGQIGKIVVDWLPRLNAYREYCSNQLAAKALLDQKKQDPRVQDFLQRCLESPFSRKLDLWSFLDIPRSRLVKYPLLLKEILRHTPPDHPDTGSLEQAISIIQAVLADINMKKGESECQYYIDKLEYLDDRQKDPHIEQCKSLLCHGELRNKSGTKLHVFLFTEVLVLTRPVMRNDRHCFQVYRQPIPVQDLILEDLQDGDVRMGGSFRGAFSNGDKAKNIFRVRFQDPSQGQSHTLQVNDVFHKQQWLNCLRTAMSTQKDSPLHENESLSTPASNDVCTKRRSSSVSAINHMEETDENCPRAAASVPSSPSSEEPPSPTPSATSTLSSSSSSSSISAPFQPHKSKKDKRSICSLGKRKETMV
- the LOC109089148 gene encoding neuroepithelial cell-transforming gene 1 protein-like isoform X2, which encodes MVAYDEPCVVPIKRTLQKIDYQYQTYKELEEPCTKRVRPLGRVTSLANLISPVKNGAVRRFGQTLQASFRGDGRSPSVPQQKPCSKAAAPTPPKRRNSTLWSETLDVHQKGTFSTKEIKRQEAIFELSRGEQDLIEDLKLARKAYHDPMLKLSIMSEEELTAIFGDLDAYIPLHEDLLAQLAMATGPDGTVGQIGKIVVDWLPRLNAYREYCSNQLAAKALLDQKKQDPRVQDFLQRCLESPFSRKLDLWSFLDIPRSRLVKYPLLLKEILRHTPPDHPDTGSLEQAISIIQAVLADINMKKGESECQYYIDKLEYLDDRQKDPHIEQCKSLLCHGELRNKSGTKLHVFLFTEVLVLTRPVMRNDRHCFQVYRQPIPVQDLILEDLQDGDVRMGGSFRGAFSNGDKAKNIFRVRFQDPSQGQSHTLQVNDVFHKQQWLNCLRTAMSTQKDSPLHENESLSTPASNDVCTKRRSSSVSAINHMEETDENCPRAAASVPSSPSSEEPPSPTPSATSTLSSSSSSSSISAPFQPHKSKKDKRSICSLGKRKETMV